The bacterium genomic interval ATCGACGCGGCCGGTGGAATCGACCAGGCGCTGTTTGCCCGTGAAAAACGGATGGCACTTGGAGCAGAGCTCCACGTTGAAGTCCTTGCACATGGTTGAGCTGGACTTGAACAGTGCCCCGCAGGTGCATTTGATCGTAACGTCTGTGGATTTTGGGTGTATGGCTTCCTTCATGGTGCCGCTCCTTTGAAAGAAGGGCGACCTAACATAGAAAGCCGTCATAGGCAAGGGAGAAAACCGCGATTTTACGCCTTGTTGGTGGCTGTCTTTGAAAGCGTGGGTATGGGCCTGTTGGTCCTTGGGAGGGCGGGCCTCACTGCGACATTGGTCTTCTGGGGGTTGGACTTTACCTTGTTGAGGGCCTTGGAATTCAAAGATACATTGCTGCGAAGTTGGGGTTTTGTTGGCGCAGACGCTATCACTTTATCAAGGAAGTTTAAGATCGTCTGGTCTGAGGGCGGTTTCTTGCCCGTATCCGCAGGGGCGGTGCCGCGCTCCAAATGCTCGTGCACGGGT includes:
- the rpmE gene encoding 50S ribosomal protein L31, which produces MKEAIHPKSTDVTIKCTCGALFKSSSTMCKDFNVELCSKCHPFFTGKQRLVDSTGRVDRFNKRMEKFQAHQNAKKSKAAGNQ